The following proteins are encoded in a genomic region of Acetobacter oryzoeni:
- a CDS encoding beta strand repeat-containing protein, with translation MPIITVVGASGNVQVTVDGAQNSALYNQATDLSNQLSSVISTLDGQNLAAGDTTFSAGNKAGYGVITSAGSYSVAGNVEYLSIGSDAETQPGVALDGRVNINATGGSVKSMTVLGGTNTGIAFRAGDQTGQFLAGSGDNLFQGNNQPTAGNWDIMTGNGDDTVNSGAGNNTISAGLGHNTIDLGSGINYVHSDGQDTITATSGRQSVTLSGSSSTVQLSDNSLVVDSNGSQKITVGGASTVTGGSLDYINFSGATGTVKGGQNSTVSAAHGNLQTENTDSALINVSDNLTFIGGTGETTITAGHATIFGSNGLDIHVDASQQGYINGAGANNLFVANDGNETLNGASSAFGFQAFGNNAGTTGTQTFIGGTGSDTLVAGVGNATLEGGSGAANVFGFRNSVAGADYTIQDFGSAANNSVLLVDYDYTKASFQADVLDKATHNGNNTTITLSDHSQITFVNVDTLNENQFSGLK, from the coding sequence ATGCCGATTATCACGGTTGTCGGTGCGTCCGGTAATGTTCAGGTTACCGTAGACGGCGCACAGAATTCGGCCCTGTACAACCAGGCCACTGACCTGTCGAACCAGTTGAGCTCAGTCATCAGCACTCTTGATGGACAGAATCTTGCTGCTGGAGATACAACCTTTAGCGCGGGCAACAAAGCCGGTTATGGGGTTATCACCTCTGCGGGCTCTTACAGCGTTGCTGGTAATGTTGAGTATCTGAGCATTGGTTCTGATGCCGAAACACAGCCTGGTGTTGCCCTTGATGGCAGGGTGAACATTAATGCAACTGGCGGTAGCGTCAAAAGCATGACCGTTCTTGGTGGCACCAATACAGGTATTGCTTTTCGTGCAGGCGATCAGACTGGCCAGTTTCTGGCTGGGTCTGGCGATAACCTGTTCCAGGGCAACAATCAGCCCACCGCAGGCAACTGGGACATCATGACCGGCAACGGTGATGATACAGTGAATAGTGGTGCAGGGAACAACACCATCTCTGCTGGTTTGGGACACAACACCATCGATCTGGGTTCGGGCATCAACTATGTCCATTCCGATGGTCAGGACACCATTACAGCAACTTCTGGTCGTCAGAGCGTTACTCTGTCTGGTAGCAGTTCCACTGTTCAGTTGTCTGATAATTCCTTGGTTGTAGATTCCAATGGTAGCCAGAAGATCACGGTTGGCGGTGCTTCCACCGTTACCGGTGGTTCTCTAGATTATATTAACTTCTCGGGTGCAACAGGCACTGTTAAAGGTGGCCAGAACAGCACGGTTTCTGCTGCTCATGGTAACCTGCAGACTGAAAACACTGATTCTGCGCTGATTAATGTTTCCGATAATCTTACTTTTATTGGCGGCACAGGCGAAACCACTATTACGGCTGGTCACGCAACCATTTTCGGCTCTAACGGGCTGGATATCCATGTAGATGCGAGTCAGCAGGGCTATATCAATGGAGCAGGTGCGAACAACCTGTTCGTTGCAAACGATGGTAACGAAACGCTTAATGGTGCATCTTCTGCATTCGGGTTTCAAGCATTCGGTAACAACGCAGGCACAACAGGCACTCAGACCTTCATCGGAGGCACGGGTTCCGATACGTTGGTTGCCGGTGTAGGCAATGCTACCCTGGAAGGTGGTAGTGGTGCAGCTAACGTGTTCGGTTTCCGTAACAGCGTTGCTGGCGCAGATTACACCATTCAGGACTTTGGTAGCGCAGCTAACAACTCTGTTCTGCTGGTTGACTACGACTACACCAAAGCTTCTTTCCAGGCAGACGTTCTGGATAAAGCAACACATAACGGTAACAACACCACAATTACTCTGTCTGACCACAGCCAGATTACATTTGTGAACGTTGATACCCTGAACGAAAACCAGTTTTCTGGTCTGAAGTAA
- a CDS encoding glycosyltransferase, with protein sequence MPVPSFPLLESLSSVENSPLFTPVVLIQNSTSGCENIPFLTWILKESFFRGLLLVGSSLSIRETLSFSLNLHPSSFQLAFQTHFPSSITQNNLTIYIAASMWQSAESIQELLNSAPKGTLLLLEDIKDSSHIEAWKHLSSLFPAFAFSQGNGLGVLAIAEMPCLFPLLTPDSQLSDAEKTTKNLLRERFAFAGNFWFNKTLLTTADSRINALKQDLVQTRSRVFSQHMLTHSLNSQIRGLITYIKSLKQTYSSYNQHIHDVWSRFAQEVLERTEAQNALKTYLSTPSGVIRSIARALVKGGIVPYVPDLPQPPQVEPLPHLPPAPEPLLLEHSSTVALTFREVQESTPVSAPVPFSRSSGFNVLFVAGEPDSPGVNYRCIRNAATCSLAGFPAQWKRCADVGPDDINWADVMVLWRVEFSGHVDIMLRLAREQNITIIFDTDDLTFIPNLARMDIIDGIRSIGATEQRIETVFTDMQRTLLRTDIGFAPTDTLADAMRVYQPVTYTVPNTYNAECLALSRKAYRIRQLNPAEQVIRIGYATGSRTHQKDFAQVSGVLARLLQEKPNLRLVLFRETGNHRPVLLMNEFPEFEPVRDQIEWRDMCSLPALPSELARFDISIAPLETQNPFCNAKSELKFFEAALAGVPSIVSPTAPFRQCVENGRTGLFASTPDEWETALRTLIENPDLRHRMARDAYHAVMWHFGPQRQAILLGTIMESLKGEKQAAQTAEMQIARGNYLARNLPDIPECTVMFLHDALQEANVTVIITSYNYESFILEALESVRLQTIPTLDLVVVDDGSTDGSISLIKSWMEKQTARFNRLVLLQTNTNAGLGGARNCGVTYAETPFFLPLDADNRLLPHACETLINATDGLTAYAYPIIQQFGDPAQHPTLGQEPFRPMQLVAGNYIDAMALVAKWAWAAAGGYYVSRDAMGWEDYDLWCTMAEYGLRGTHVPEVLAEYRVHQTSMTNNVTEKMAHKQRVVSLVEARHPWIRLVQKSAKQREVTTS encoded by the coding sequence ATGCCTGTACCGTCTTTTCCCCTTCTTGAATCTCTCTCATCAGTAGAGAATTCTCCACTTTTTACTCCTGTCGTACTGATACAGAATAGTACATCTGGATGCGAAAACATCCCTTTTCTGACATGGATTCTTAAAGAATCTTTTTTTAGAGGATTATTATTAGTCGGAAGTAGCCTTTCCATTAGGGAAACCTTAAGTTTTAGCCTCAATCTTCATCCCTCATCTTTCCAGCTAGCCTTCCAAACGCATTTTCCATCTTCAATCACGCAAAATAATCTGACTATTTATATTGCTGCCAGCATGTGGCAATCGGCAGAATCTATCCAAGAACTTCTCAACTCCGCCCCCAAAGGCACTCTTCTTCTATTGGAAGATATAAAAGACTCGTCTCATATAGAAGCATGGAAACATCTTTCCAGCCTCTTTCCAGCCTTTGCATTCTCACAGGGAAATGGATTGGGTGTTCTAGCCATTGCCGAGATGCCCTGTCTATTTCCTTTGCTCACACCAGATTCCCAACTTTCGGATGCAGAAAAAACCACCAAAAATCTGCTGCGTGAACGCTTCGCCTTTGCTGGAAATTTCTGGTTCAACAAAACACTTCTAACGACCGCCGATTCCCGGATAAATGCGCTCAAACAGGATCTGGTACAAACACGTAGTCGCGTTTTTTCCCAGCACATGCTGACGCACTCTCTTAACAGCCAGATAAGGGGGCTAATTACATATATAAAGTCATTAAAACAAACCTACTCCTCTTACAACCAGCACATTCATGATGTGTGGAGCCGGTTCGCGCAGGAGGTTCTTGAGCGGACTGAAGCGCAAAATGCGCTTAAAACGTATCTCTCAACACCTTCCGGCGTTATTCGTTCTATTGCTCGCGCCTTGGTAAAAGGGGGGATTGTTCCATACGTGCCAGACCTACCCCAACCACCTCAGGTAGAGCCCCTGCCTCACCTTCCTCCGGCTCCAGAACCCCTCTTACTTGAGCACAGTTCAACTGTGGCTCTTACTTTTCGTGAAGTTCAAGAATCCACCCCTGTTTCAGCCCCTGTCCCTTTTTCACGATCTTCTGGTTTCAATGTCCTTTTTGTGGCTGGTGAACCAGATTCCCCGGGCGTAAATTACCGTTGTATCCGCAATGCAGCCACCTGTTCTCTTGCTGGTTTTCCCGCACAATGGAAGCGCTGTGCAGACGTTGGCCCAGATGATATCAACTGGGCAGATGTCATGGTTTTGTGGCGTGTGGAATTCAGTGGTCATGTAGACATCATGTTGCGGCTGGCACGAGAACAGAACATTACCATTATTTTTGATACAGATGACCTTACATTTATTCCTAACCTTGCTCGTATGGATATCATTGATGGCATACGCAGTATCGGCGCAACAGAACAACGTATTGAAACAGTCTTTACAGATATGCAGCGCACCCTTTTGCGCACAGATATTGGCTTTGCTCCAACAGATACCTTAGCAGATGCCATGCGAGTGTATCAGCCTGTTACCTATACTGTACCCAATACATATAATGCAGAATGCCTAGCTTTAAGCCGCAAAGCATATCGTATACGCCAGCTAAATCCTGCTGAACAGGTCATCCGTATCGGCTACGCAACAGGCTCGCGCACACATCAGAAAGACTTTGCTCAAGTTAGTGGTGTTCTTGCACGCTTATTACAGGAAAAACCCAACCTCCGGCTTGTGCTCTTCCGTGAAACAGGAAACCATCGGCCCGTTCTACTCATGAACGAGTTTCCTGAATTCGAACCTGTGCGTGACCAGATAGAATGGCGAGACATGTGCTCCTTGCCTGCTCTTCCTTCTGAACTGGCGCGCTTTGATATTTCAATTGCGCCGCTTGAAACACAGAATCCATTCTGTAACGCCAAAAGTGAATTAAAATTCTTTGAAGCCGCTTTAGCTGGCGTGCCTTCCATTGTTTCCCCAACCGCGCCCTTCCGCCAATGCGTGGAAAACGGCCGCACAGGCCTGTTTGCCTCCACGCCGGATGAGTGGGAAACCGCGTTACGCACACTTATTGAGAATCCAGATTTACGCCATCGTATGGCGCGCGATGCCTATCATGCTGTCATGTGGCACTTTGGCCCCCAACGTCAGGCCATTCTTCTGGGCACTATTATGGAAAGCCTGAAAGGAGAAAAACAGGCCGCCCAAACTGCTGAAATGCAGATTGCACGCGGCAATTACTTGGCGCGCAATCTACCAGATATTCCTGAATGTACCGTAATGTTCCTGCATGATGCCCTGCAAGAAGCAAACGTTACCGTTATTATTACATCTTATAACTACGAAAGCTTTATTCTTGAGGCACTAGAATCCGTTCGGCTGCAAACCATCCCAACCCTTGATCTTGTTGTTGTTGATGATGGATCCACAGATGGATCCATCAGCCTGATCAAAAGCTGGATGGAAAAACAGACGGCGCGCTTTAACCGCCTTGTTCTGCTTCAAACCAATACCAATGCAGGGTTGGGCGGTGCACGTAACTGTGGCGTTACCTATGCTGAAACCCCATTCTTTCTGCCGTTAGATGCAGATAATCGGCTTTTACCGCATGCCTGTGAAACACTCATCAACGCCACAGATGGGTTAACCGCTTACGCCTACCCAATTATTCAGCAATTTGGAGACCCAGCCCAACACCCAACATTGGGGCAGGAACCTTTCCGCCCCATGCAACTGGTTGCTGGAAATTACATTGATGCCATGGCGCTGGTAGCTAAATGGGCATGGGCTGCCGCCGGTGGTTACTATGTCAGCCGGGATGCAATGGGATGGGAGGATTATGACCTCTGGTGCACCATGGCCGAATACGGTTTACGCGGCACCCATGTGCCAGAAGTTCTGGCGGAATATCGCGTACATCAAACATCCATGACCAACAATGTGACAGAAAAAATGGCGCATAAACAGCGCGTAGTCTCATTGGTAGAAGCACGCCATCCGTGGATCAGGCTGGTGCAAAAAAGCGCCAAACAGCGTGAGGTTACAACAAGCTAA
- a CDS encoding NAD(+) synthase, with product MFRSLYHQGFARVAACTLPVALANPAINAQRILESASASAADGTVLCVFPELGLCGYTLEDLLQQEALLAETRKVLLSLAQASAALCPVLVVGAPLLWKNALYNCAVVIHSGKILGVVPKSYIPNYREFYEARHFRPGADIRGQTIEIDGHTVPFGVDLLFEAEDVPSFCLSVEICEDMWVPIPPSAHAALAGATIIANLSASDITVGKAETRNMLCQSLSARNIAAYLYTAAGEGESTTDLAWDGQTAIFENGSLLAASERFPSGTTTVIADVDLTLLRQERLRMGSFADAAHQENTEIWRRIRFTLVPPSANLGLKRPLSRFPFVPAAPERLAQDCFEAFTIQVSALKQRLKTSGVKTMVIGISGGLDSTHALLVAVRAADELGWPRSAVRGYTMPGFGTTDKTLTSANALMAQLNITHETLDIRPAAELMLLTMRHPYADGQPVHDITFENVQAGLRTDFLFRLANQHHGIVIGTGDLSELALGWCTYGVGDQMAHYNVNAGLPKTLIQHLIRWCIASGHFATAVGKVLTDVLATEISPELIPVGENGPQSTESIIGPYALHDFALFYILRYGFSPSRVAFLAEQAWQDASTGQWPPGFPASEQKSYDLPTIRHWLEIFVRRFFATSQFKRSAMPNGPKVMPGGNLSPRGDWRAPSDGNARLWLDDLKQNVPEA from the coding sequence ATGTTCCGATCCCTTTACCATCAGGGATTTGCCCGCGTAGCCGCCTGCACCTTGCCCGTAGCACTGGCAAACCCGGCCATAAACGCACAGCGTATCTTGGAATCTGCCTCCGCATCTGCCGCAGATGGTACGGTTTTGTGTGTATTCCCTGAACTGGGGCTATGCGGATATACGCTGGAAGACCTGCTGCAACAGGAAGCCCTTCTGGCAGAAACCAGAAAAGTTCTTCTTTCCTTGGCTCAGGCTTCTGCCGCGCTGTGCCCTGTGCTGGTAGTGGGCGCACCCCTGTTATGGAAGAACGCACTTTATAACTGCGCAGTTGTTATACATTCCGGCAAAATTCTGGGGGTAGTGCCTAAAAGCTATATTCCCAATTACCGAGAATTCTATGAAGCACGGCACTTTCGCCCAGGCGCAGATATTCGCGGGCAGACAATAGAGATTGATGGCCATACCGTGCCATTTGGGGTGGACCTCCTGTTTGAAGCAGAAGATGTACCCTCATTCTGCCTGAGTGTAGAAATTTGTGAAGATATGTGGGTGCCTATCCCGCCTTCGGCACATGCGGCACTGGCTGGCGCCACAATTATCGCCAACCTTTCAGCTAGCGACATTACAGTTGGCAAAGCAGAAACCCGGAACATGCTGTGCCAATCGCTTTCTGCCCGTAATATTGCTGCCTACCTTTATACTGCTGCGGGGGAAGGTGAATCCACCACGGATCTGGCATGGGATGGCCAAACTGCCATTTTTGAAAATGGCAGTTTGCTTGCCGCGAGCGAACGCTTCCCCTCCGGCACGACCACTGTAATTGCCGATGTGGATCTGACACTTTTGCGGCAAGAGCGCCTACGTATGGGAAGCTTTGCTGATGCAGCACACCAAGAAAATACAGAGATATGGCGGCGCATTCGCTTTACCTTAGTGCCTCCTTCTGCAAACCTTGGGCTCAAACGGCCCCTTTCCCGCTTTCCATTTGTGCCCGCTGCTCCAGAGCGCCTGGCGCAGGACTGCTTTGAAGCCTTTACCATTCAGGTATCTGCTCTCAAGCAGCGTCTTAAAACAAGCGGCGTTAAAACCATGGTTATCGGCATTTCCGGTGGGCTGGATTCTACGCACGCCCTGTTGGTGGCCGTGCGTGCAGCGGATGAACTGGGTTGGCCGCGCAGTGCTGTGCGGGGCTATACAATGCCCGGCTTTGGCACCACGGATAAAACCCTTACCAGTGCCAATGCACTGATGGCCCAACTGAACATCACGCACGAAACGTTGGATATTCGCCCGGCTGCGGAACTGATGTTACTCACCATGCGGCACCCTTATGCAGATGGGCAGCCCGTGCATGACATTACATTTGAAAATGTTCAGGCAGGTTTGCGCACGGATTTCCTATTCAGGCTCGCCAACCAACATCATGGCATTGTTATTGGCACAGGAGATCTTTCTGAACTGGCGCTGGGCTGGTGCACCTATGGTGTGGGAGACCAAATGGCGCATTACAATGTGAATGCAGGGTTGCCTAAAACACTTATCCAGCACCTTATCCGCTGGTGCATTGCTTCGGGCCATTTTGCCACGGCTGTTGGCAAGGTGCTGACAGATGTTCTGGCCACAGAAATTTCCCCCGAACTCATACCCGTTGGTGAAAACGGCCCACAAAGCACAGAAAGCATTATAGGCCCTTACGCTCTGCATGATTTCGCGCTGTTTTATATCCTGCGCTACGGTTTCAGCCCATCACGCGTGGCCTTTCTGGCAGAACAGGCTTGGCAGGATGCTTCAACGGGCCAATGGCCTCCGGGTTTTCCTGCATCCGAGCAAAAAAGCTACGACCTGCCCACCATTCGCCACTGGCTGGAAATATTTGTGCGGCGCTTTTTTGCAACCAGCCAGTTCAAACGCTCGGCCATGCCAAATGGTCCTAAAGTCATGCCCGGCGGTAACCTTTCCCCCCGCGGAGACTGGCGCGCACCCTCCGATGGCAATGCCCGCCTCTGGCTGGATGATCTGAAGCAGAATGTGCCCGAAGCCTGA
- the hisB gene encoding imidazoleglycerol-phosphate dehydratase HisB — MKASRQATIHRVTSETDIAITLDLDGSGQADIQTGLGFFDHMLTALAKHALFDLNVTVKGDLYIDGHHSVEDTGIALGMALKQALGDKRGVRRFGHALVPLDEALCEAVVDLSGRPFLTFEATFTRDRIGDLDTELVEEFFRAFAMSAMLTLHLREKAGKNCHHIAEAAFKALARALRMAVEPDPRAQGSIPSTKGVL, encoded by the coding sequence ATGAAAGCATCGCGCCAAGCCACCATCCATCGCGTTACAAGCGAAACCGATATCGCCATTACCCTTGATCTGGATGGATCCGGGCAGGCCGATATTCAAACCGGACTCGGTTTTTTCGATCACATGCTTACGGCATTAGCCAAGCATGCCCTGTTTGATCTGAACGTAACCGTGAAGGGTGACCTCTATATTGATGGTCATCATAGTGTTGAAGATACAGGCATTGCCCTTGGCATGGCCCTGAAGCAGGCATTGGGAGACAAACGTGGCGTGCGCCGTTTTGGCCATGCCCTTGTGCCGCTGGATGAAGCTTTGTGTGAAGCCGTGGTTGATCTTTCCGGCCGGCCGTTTCTGACATTTGAGGCCACGTTTACCCGTGATCGCATTGGGGACTTAGACACCGAACTGGTAGAGGAATTTTTCCGAGCCTTTGCCATGTCCGCCATGCTGACGCTGCATCTGAGAGAAAAAGCTGGCAAAAATTGCCACCATATTGCCGAAGCCGCGTTCAAGGCACTAGCGCGGGCACTGCGCATGGCTGTGGAACCAGACCCACGGGCGCAAGGCAGCATTCCTTCCACCAAAGGCGTGCTATAA
- the hisH gene encoding imidazole glycerol phosphate synthase subunit HisH, with translation MTQPLSIAVVDYEGGNLASAARAALRAAELSGIAADVVITNEPTAVLQADRIILPGQGAFADCARGLEAIPGLKDSILNATAKGTPFLGICVGMQLMAERGREHGVTEGFGWIPGEITLMEATGLRLPQMGWNELELHTQHPLTQGLGEAPHGYFVHSYALQNTAADVLLATTDYGGNVPAIVCKGNVAGTQFHVEKSQTVGLKILANFLRWDPKAPV, from the coding sequence ATGACCCAGCCTCTTTCCATCGCCGTTGTTGATTATGAAGGCGGCAATCTGGCGTCCGCTGCCCGTGCTGCCCTGCGAGCTGCTGAGCTTTCGGGCATTGCAGCCGATGTTGTTATTACCAACGAACCCACGGCTGTTTTGCAAGCAGACCGTATCATCCTGCCCGGACAAGGCGCATTTGCAGATTGCGCCCGTGGGTTGGAAGCTATTCCCGGCCTGAAAGATTCCATACTGAACGCTACGGCCAAGGGCACACCCTTTTTGGGCATTTGCGTAGGTATGCAGCTTATGGCTGAACGTGGGCGAGAACATGGAGTGACAGAAGGCTTTGGGTGGATTCCGGGGGAAATCACCCTCATGGAAGCCACAGGCCTTCGTCTTCCCCAAATGGGCTGGAACGAGCTGGAACTCCATACACAGCACCCTCTCACCCAAGGCTTGGGTGAAGCACCACATGGATACTTTGTGCACTCCTATGCTCTGCAAAACACTGCGGCGGATGTTTTGCTTGCCACTACGGATTATGGTGGCAACGTGCCCGCCATAGTGTGTAAGGGAAATGTCGCTGGCACACAGTTCCATGTTGAAAAAAGCCAGACTGTTGGCCTCAAGATTCTTGCCAATTTTCTAAGGTGGGATCCGAAAGCGCCCGTATAA
- the hisA gene encoding 1-(5-phosphoribosyl)-5-[(5-phosphoribosylamino)methylideneamino]imidazole-4-carboxamide isomerase, which produces MTRNKRVQRILNLEEDDLQALCEAVDASILDGGGFGWLQPQGRQVLERYFKGLLLVPERMLFVIRHNGVIVGCAQLVRSARNNELQAMCVTLAHLFIAPYAQRQGLGTTLLHEVENAARSMGFRIMNTEVPETQEGAIALFRKAGFLHWGTHPLYTRLGDTYQRGLYFTKSLDTDQPFLPSSFQQTRPENMTASSSTHPLTLYPAIDLKDGACVRLRRGEMDDATVYSDNPGAQALAWEAAGFKWLHVVDLNGAFAGQSENADAVRSIVESTDIPVQLGGGLRDMKAIEAWLEAGISRVILGSVAVKNPTLVREACRAFPGRIVAGIDARSGHVATEGWAEVSDMQATELALRMQEAGVASIIFTEISRDGMLEGLDVEQTVTLANTVSIPIIASGGVGSIEHLIALREATQEAPGIEGVIVGRALYDGRVTPAEALKVLS; this is translated from the coding sequence ATGACCCGGAATAAACGCGTTCAACGCATTCTTAATCTAGAAGAAGATGACCTTCAGGCCTTATGTGAAGCTGTAGATGCTTCCATTCTGGATGGTGGTGGCTTTGGCTGGCTTCAGCCACAAGGGCGGCAGGTACTGGAGCGCTACTTCAAAGGCCTGTTGCTGGTGCCTGAACGCATGCTGTTTGTTATCCGGCATAATGGCGTAATTGTAGGATGTGCACAGCTTGTACGCAGTGCCCGCAATAATGAGCTGCAAGCCATGTGCGTTACTTTGGCGCACTTGTTTATTGCACCATATGCGCAACGGCAGGGCTTAGGCACGACCTTATTGCACGAAGTGGAAAATGCCGCCCGCAGCATGGGCTTTCGGATTATGAATACCGAAGTGCCCGAAACGCAGGAAGGGGCCATTGCTCTTTTCCGTAAGGCTGGTTTTCTGCATTGGGGCACACACCCACTTTATACCCGCTTGGGCGATACTTACCAGCGCGGTCTGTACTTCACCAAATCATTAGATACAGACCAGCCTTTCCTTCCTTCTTCCTTTCAGCAAACGCGGCCTGAAAACATGACAGCATCTTCCTCCACGCACCCTCTGACCCTTTATCCCGCCATTGACCTTAAGGATGGCGCCTGCGTACGTTTACGCCGTGGAGAAATGGATGATGCCACCGTGTATTCAGATAATCCCGGCGCTCAAGCACTGGCATGGGAAGCCGCAGGTTTTAAATGGCTGCATGTTGTGGATCTGAACGGTGCCTTTGCCGGACAATCCGAAAATGCAGATGCCGTACGCTCTATTGTGGAATCAACAGATATTCCCGTGCAACTTGGTGGTGGCCTGCGTGATATGAAGGCCATTGAAGCATGGCTGGAAGCCGGAATCAGCCGCGTTATTCTAGGATCCGTTGCCGTAAAAAACCCCACCCTTGTGCGTGAAGCCTGCCGCGCCTTCCCGGGCCGCATTGTTGCTGGCATTGATGCCCGATCTGGCCACGTTGCAACCGAAGGCTGGGCCGAAGTTTCTGACATGCAGGCAACCGAACTGGCCCTGCGTATGCAGGAAGCTGGTGTTGCATCCATCATCTTCACGGAAATCAGCCGTGATGGCATGCTGGAAGGGCTTGATGTGGAACAAACTGTTACTCTGGCAAATACGGTTTCCATTCCTATTATTGCCAGCGGTGGCGTTGGCAGCATTGAACATCTGATTGCCCTGCGGGAAGCCACGCAGGAAGCTCCGGGTATTGAAGGCGTTATTGTGGGCCGCGCATTGTATGATGGACGCGTAACCCCGGCTGAAGCCCTGAAGGTTTTAAGCTGA
- the hisF gene encoding imidazole glycerol phosphate synthase subunit HisF: MLKLRVIPCLDVKNGRVVKGVNFVSLRDAGDPVEQAAVYDAAGADELTFLDITASHENRDTILEVVSKTAEKIFLPLTVGGGVRTTDDMRRLLLAGADKCAMNSAAVSRPELVNEAANKFGSQCVVVAIDARQTAPGKWEVFTHGGRTPTGIDAIDWCREVAERGAGEILLTSMDRDGTGTGFDLELLKAATQTVRLPIVASGGVGKLEHFVEGAKAGATGLLAASVFHFGQFTIPQVKTALSEAGLPVRPSPAPFAG, encoded by the coding sequence ATGCTGAAATTACGTGTTATTCCTTGTCTGGATGTTAAAAACGGCAGAGTGGTCAAAGGCGTTAACTTTGTTTCCTTGCGTGATGCGGGAGATCCGGTTGAACAGGCCGCTGTTTACGATGCAGCCGGGGCTGATGAACTGACCTTTCTGGACATCACTGCCAGCCATGAAAACCGTGATACGATTTTGGAAGTTGTTAGCAAAACAGCCGAAAAAATCTTTTTACCCCTGACAGTCGGAGGGGGCGTGCGCACAACGGACGATATGCGCCGCCTTCTGCTGGCTGGCGCAGACAAATGCGCCATGAACTCGGCGGCTGTTAGCCGCCCCGAATTGGTAAATGAAGCCGCCAACAAATTTGGTAGCCAGTGCGTTGTTGTGGCCATAGATGCACGCCAGACAGCACCGGGGAAATGGGAAGTATTTACCCACGGTGGCCGCACCCCTACCGGGATAGATGCCATAGACTGGTGCCGTGAAGTTGCAGAGCGTGGCGCCGGAGAAATCCTTCTTACATCCATGGATCGGGATGGTACGGGAACAGGGTTTGATCTGGAACTTCTTAAAGCGGCAACACAGACCGTAAGGCTTCCCATTGTTGCATCTGGCGGCGTGGGTAAGTTGGAACACTTTGTAGAAGGCGCCAAGGCTGGAGCCACAGGGTTGCTGGCAGCAAGTGTTTTCCATTTTGGCCAGTTCACCATTCCACAGGTTAAAACGGCATTGTCAGAAGCAGGCTTGCCAGTTCGCCCTTCTCCCGCTCCTTTCGCAGGTTAA
- a CDS encoding phosphoribosyl-ATP diphosphatase, whose translation MTKKAPSKTEAKTDTKSKKNKEALTLPEISEADISVLNRLYDVVQSRKGTDPSVSHSARLLSRGTYKIAQKFGEEAVECLIEAVAGRKDLMIGESADVLYHLIVLWVDAGITPDQVWAELQRREGTSGIAEKASRSKTTKSVKE comes from the coding sequence ATGACAAAAAAAGCACCTTCCAAAACAGAAGCAAAAACAGATACAAAATCTAAAAAGAATAAAGAGGCTCTGACACTTCCTGAAATTTCAGAAGCTGATATTTCTGTTCTAAACCGCCTCTACGATGTTGTGCAGAGCCGCAAGGGCACAGACCCATCCGTAAGTCACTCAGCACGCCTGCTTTCCCGCGGCACTTACAAGATTGCCCAGAAGTTTGGGGAAGAAGCTGTAGAGTGCCTGATTGAAGCCGTAGCTGGCCGCAAAGACCTTATGATTGGTGAAAGTGCAGATGTGCTCTACCATCTTATTGTTTTGTGGGTAGATGCTGGCATTACCCCAGATCAGGTTTGGGCGGAACTGCAACGCCGTGAAGGCACAAGCGGCATTGCAGAAAAAGCATCCCGCTCCAAAACAACAAAATCTGTAAAGGAATAA
- a CDS encoding histidine triad nucleotide-binding protein, whose translation MAVTGKGPYDPQNVFAKILRGEIPCKAIFENEWVLAFYDIMPKAPVHVLIIPKNPYVSFMDFSQTAPAEEIAGVMRAAGQIALDLGLEENGYRLVTNAGLHSGQEVPHFHIHLLGGKALPAFPA comes from the coding sequence ATGGCTGTAACAGGTAAAGGGCCGTATGACCCGCAAAACGTTTTTGCAAAAATCCTTCGCGGAGAAATTCCCTGTAAGGCAATTTTTGAAAACGAATGGGTTCTGGCATTTTATGATATCATGCCCAAGGCACCTGTTCATGTTCTGATTATTCCCAAAAATCCTTATGTTTCCTTTATGGATTTCAGTCAGACCGCACCAGCAGAAGAAATTGCAGGCGTTATGCGTGCTGCCGGCCAGATTGCGCTTGATCTTGGGCTGGAAGAAAATGGCTACAGGCTGGTTACGAATGCAGGCCTCCATAGTGGGCAAGAGGTTCCCCATTTCCATATCCATCTTTTGGGCGGAAAAGCATTGCCAGCCTTCCCTGCCTGA